The Candidatus Paceibacterota bacterium DNA segment GAATGGTTGGCCTCAAGCCTACCTACGGCAACGTTTCTCGCCATGGCTTAATGGCCATGGGTTCTTCACTTGATGTGATTGGTCCAGTAGCCAAGTCTGTCGAAGACGCTAAAATTATTTATGATGTGATCAAGGGCCATTGTGAAATGGACAGCACTTCTTTGCCGGATATTTTAAATGAAGCTTCAAACAAAAATTCTCAAAAAGGATCGCCCGCCAAAAAAATGACTCTTGGCATTGTGCCAGAACTCATGAATATGGGAGGCATTGACCCTGGGGTGTCCGAAAATTTTAAAAATACAGTCGAAGCTTTAAAAAAGATGGGCCACACAATAGTAGATATAAGTTTGCCAAACATAGGTCATTCATTGCCTGTGTATTATATTGTCATGCCAGCCGAGGTTTCTTCCAACATGGCTCGCTTTGATGGCATGAAATTTGGCCAACGTGTAGAAGGGGACAATCTTTTGGCGGATTATATGAATACTCGCGGACAGCTTTTAGGTAAAGAAGTGCGTCGGCGTATCATCCTCGGGACATATGTTTTGTCCGCCGGTTATGCCGATGCCTACTACAACAAAGCTCAGTCCGTGCGCCGTCTGATCGCGGCTGATTTTGAAAGAGCTTTTCAGACAGTCGAGGCTATCCTTACCCCGACTGCTCCGACCCCCGCTTTTTTGATTGGTGAAAAATCAAACGATCCCCTTCAAATGTATCTTGCCGATATATTCACGGTGACAGCCAATCTGGTAGGCGTCCCAGCCATGTCAGTGCCCACTGGAGAGGTGGCGGTGACAAATGCTGATGGATCAAAGGCCAATCTCCCTCTAGGGATCCAGATCACGGCGCCTCATCGCGGAGAAGAAGCCCTTTTTGCTCTTGGTATGGACATAGAAAAACTGCTAAAATAGGTCATAAAGTAACACCCAAAAATTTATAAAATAAAATGGCAGATCCAAAAGCAAAAGGAGGCAAACCAAAAGGCAAGCCTGCTCCAGAATCAAGCGGCGGCCCCAAAGGACTGGAAATAGTTTTTTGGGTTATTTTAGCCGGTTTTATCTTGCTGACAGTGGTCCCTTTTCTGCTCTCTCAAATTTTTGGAACACAAACAGGGACGCAGGCAGCGCCACAAATTATTGGCTACGATGTCAGTGGCCAACCTATTTTTTCAAACCCCGCGGCTACTTCTACTATTTCAGCTGGCTTGGCCAATTTTCAGTCAGAAGTGGCCCATGTTTTTTATAGTATTGTAAATACTCTTCACTTTTTGGCTATCTTTTTTTCCTTTCTTTTTATCTTGGGTATTTTTTATACCAAATTTGAGCTTTCGGAAGTCAACAGAAAAAAAGCCCTTCAAGCCAAAACAGAAGAAGTGGTCTCAGCCGTCCCTTTTGCAGAAGCTGCTGACAAACCATACTTAAATGAACGCTGGCAGAAAGTGCTGGATCATAGCGAGTCTGTCAGTCCAGGGGATTGGCGTCTGGCTATTATTGAGGCAGATATTTTGCTCGAGGAAATGTTGGAGCATATGGGTTATCAAGGAGAAAGTATTGGAGACAAGCTCAAACAGATCAACCCAAGCGAATTTTTGACGCTCAACAATGCTTGGGAAGCCCACAAAGTGCGCAATGCTATCGCTCATGAGGGCATCTCTTTTTCTTTGACCAAGGATGTTGTCCGACAAACTATTCAAAATTACCGCAAGGTTTTTGAAGAATTTTACTATATTTAGCATTTAATTTTCGTGACATTTTTACCAATAAAAGAAAGAGAACCCATTATTCGACGTCTCAGTTCTGTCCCTTTTCGCACCTTTATTCTTAACGTTCCAAAATATTTTTCTGAATCGGGGTATATTTTTTTTGAAACAGTTTTAATAAAACTTGTTTTGGTAAACTGTTCCCTGTCTATTTTTGCAGAATGAGACCAGAAGTTAATTATTTCAACTTCTCTGTCTCTATGTATTTGATTGATACTGACTCTCGCTATGAAATCCTTTTGTTCTATAGCATAGATTTTCTTAAACCATTCAAGGATCACAGAAATAATGACCGGGTCACTATTGGTAAAACCAGTCTCGTCACTTCCTTTTTTGTAACCCTCTGCCCAATAGAGCCCCAACCCTAGGATAAATAAATCTCTGCTATTAAGAATTCCTACATCTCCCTGACCTTTATGGAGCATCCTTTTTATATTATCCAGCCTAATCTTTCTTTGTTTCTCAGCTTGTCTAAGTGATCCAATATAAGCCTTCGTTCTTCCTTCCTTCGCTAATTCTTTTTGCTGAGAAGAGGTAAGGATTATGTCACGACACCAATAGCTTACGGTACTTTTATTACTATTTAGATTTCTTGCTATGGTAAGGATACTCATACCTCTTCGTCTTAGATTTCGAGCTTGTTCGCGCGCATAAATATTTGTCATATGGTTTAAAGGTATTATACACATAACCCTATGTACAAAACCATATTGACCTTGAAAGAGATGTTTGTTACTATATAGCTCTCTTCCAATAGAGAAATAAGTAGCGGGGTAGAGAAGCAGTAACTCGAGAGGCTCAAACGGGCTCGCCGAACAGCAATGATCGGCGGAATACTCATCAAATTCGGTGAAACCTTCCCGTGTCGCAGGATACGAATGGCAATACCGAGCCAAGTCTGCATAAGGTTTTTTTTAAATCATATGTTTAAAGGTGTAGAGACTAGACGGTGAGCACCCCATGTGGGTGAAGGTATAGTCCAGATTACAAAATCATTTTTTCAGATTTACTCTTGATTGAATGATGCGGCGAAAGCCGTGGTGGCAAGCATAACCTCTAGGCCTCGGTGCAATTCCGAGCCCCGCAACAAGAAGGAGAAAGACGAGCAATATTTTGTTGCTCGTCTTTTTCTTATCTTTACAAACATTGTCTAGTATATATAATATATACCTATATGGCTAAGTTCGATTTGAAACTCCAAGCTTTGAAACTCAGGAAGAAGGGTTATTCTATAAAAGACATAGCCGTGCGTTTAAAAGTATCTAAAAGCTCAGCAAGTGTCTGGTGTTCCGATATTATGCTCACCTCTGCGCAAAGAAGTTTTTTAGCAAAGAAAGCACACAATGCCGGATTGAAAGGAAGAATGATGGGAGCACAGGCTAATAAAAACAAGAAAATAGAAAATATAAAAAAATATGAGAAGATAGGTGGAAAATATATAGGTAAAATCTCTAAAAGAGAAAGGACTCTCATTGCAGTCGCCCTTTATTGGGCTGAAGGATCAAAGAAAGACGGTCCATTTAGTTGTGTGAATTCAGACCCTTGGATGATTAAAATTATATATAGATGGCTTCGTGAGGATTTGGATGTCCAAAAGAAAGATTTTGTCATAAGGGTTGCCATTAATCTTTCACACAAGGTTAGGATAGGGGATGTTTTGAAGTTTTGGTCTAATCTGTTAGACTTACCGCGTGAGTTTTTTAAGCCAACTTCTTTTATAAAAACAACTCAGAAGAAGGTGTACCAAAATCACAATACTTATTACGGTACCCTTATTTTAAGGGTTAGAAAGAGTACCAATTTAAAGTATAGGATGCTAGGATTGATTGAAGGTATAAAAACAAATTTGTCGGAGTAGCTAAACTGGTTAAAGCACCACACTCATAAAGTGGAGATTTGTGGGTTCGATCCCCACCTCCGACACAAAAATAGTGGCCACTTTTCGTGGCTGTACGCGACTCTCTGCGTATGCTAGAGTCTTTTTTAGATGGCATCTTTTACAGTTTCCTTAATTATGGCTAGAAATCCAAGTCTCGAAAAAAACAGGCCGTCTATTGATGGCCCTGGCAGTGAATTTATTTGTCAGAACAATTATCTGCAGACGATTGCCAAAGCGGGTGGACTGTTAAACGTCCAGAATTGGCCGATGGTCGTGTATTTTTTGGCTTTTGAGTTTGTGTGCCATCACTGGGCCGAATTGAAAAGGCCAAAGGAGGCTGTGATTGTATACAAGGATGGACACATCCTCGCTCACCAAATCGCGGCCTTTGCGGAAATCCAAACCCTCTCGGTCAACAATCTCGCCGGCTTTAAACATCTGAAGGCTCCAGTCATTTTGTTTGGTCTTAACATGCAGGATGTTAGAGCAATATTTTTTAAATTGTCAGCGGAGAACCTGCTCACAAAACTAAATATTTCTCTGGTCGGAGTGCTTTGCCTCGACATGGACTCTACCTGGCGCCGGACCTTTTCGGATTTGGCAGCCATAGACATTAAAGAAGTTCACATCATCGCCTTGTGTCAGGGAGAGCAAAAAACTTTCAAGATGGGTTTTCTGAAAAGACTGCTCTGCTCGCTCAAAGGTGGCTTTCTTCGGTTTGGGGAGCAATGGTAGTTTGCTGGAAATTATAAAACCGCGGGGTAGGACTTTGTCCCCGCGGTTTTTTTGTTTGGTCCTTGCGACTATTACTGTTCTCGTCGCCACATCTGCACGGCCACTTCATGCGTGGCTGTAGATGTCAGGACCTTAACTTTTTGTGACAAAGGAAGTTTTTCAAACGGCACCGATCCCCGATAGGGAAAAAGGGTGACCAGTTTGAAATTTTCCCATTTTTGTTGGTGGGAACAGAGGTCAAAAACGGGCGCCTTTTTTTCAGCAGGAGTTCTTCCTGCGATTTTAGCGGCTTTGCCGGATTCGACATCCGTACCTTTGTCCGCAAGCAGATAAAATAGGGGGCCGTCATCTGTTGGCACCCCAAGTAGACTGCCGGAAGGGAATCGGGAAGGGGCAGCCGCCACCCCGATTTTGTTCGGCTCGGCAATCCGGAGAGGTAGGCCAGTGGCAGACTGTCCTTTCCGAGACCATTTATCGGAAGCTCCTCTTCCCGCACGATAGGCTGTCACTCGCGACAACAAGTGCATTGGTTTTCCCCAAGCGACTCCGTTTGCGCCTGCGTTTACACTGTCGGTGTTCTCACACCCCGTCAAAGCCATCGACACAAAAATGGCTGCAGTCACTGCAACTATTCTACTCCCTGTTGTGTTTTTCATAAGATGAGCTATCTAATACCGTAATACTCCTTGGAAATTTTGTTGTCAAGAGGCGCGAGAGGGCAAGGTGCGGGTGGAATAGAATTTGTATCTAAGTATGGTTAGGATATAATACTGTCATGCCGATAATGAAGAAAATAGACAAAAGCTTCTTTAAAACCTGGACTAGTGACATGGCCTATATTTTGGGTTTTATGTTTGCTGATGGCAATATTATTCGAAATAAAAGAGGTGCTCACTTTTTTGCAATCTACACATCAGATAAAAATTTATTAGTAAAAATGAGAAAATGTATGGGTTCAAACCATAAAATCTCTGAGAGGCCAGGCATTATCAGAGTAGGCTATTCCATTCAGA contains these protein-coding regions:
- the gatA gene encoding Asp-tRNA(Asn)/Glu-tRNA(Gln) amidotransferase subunit GatA, producing the protein MKNLAQLTITEAIKMLRSGETTSRAITEACLKEITERNGEINAYLEVFEDALAQSDAADARLKAGEGVDKKTGEMCLPLLGIPLAIKDNILIKGRRAGAASKILEGYIAPYNATAISKLIDQGAVFMGRTNMDEFAMGGSTENSAYGPTKNPHDLSRVSGGSSGGSVAAVAMHGCLAAIGSDTGGSVRQPASFCGMVGLKPTYGNVSRHGLMAMGSSLDVIGPVAKSVEDAKIIYDVIKGHCEMDSTSLPDILNEASNKNSQKGSPAKKMTLGIVPELMNMGGIDPGVSENFKNTVEALKKMGHTIVDISLPNIGHSLPVYYIVMPAEVSSNMARFDGMKFGQRVEGDNLLADYMNTRGQLLGKEVRRRIILGTYVLSAGYADAYYNKAQSVRRLIAADFERAFQTVEAILTPTAPTPAFLIGEKSNDPLQMYLADIFTVTANLVGVPAMSVPTGEVAVTNADGSKANLPLGIQITAPHRGEEALFALGMDIEKLLK
- a CDS encoding helix-turn-helix domain containing protein, whose protein sequence is MKLQALKLRKKGYSIKDIAVRLKVSKSSASVWCSDIMLTSAQRSFLAKKAHNAGLKGRMMGAQANKNKKIENIKKYEKIGGKYIGKISKRERTLIAVALYWAEGSKKDGPFSCVNSDPWMIKIIYRWLREDLDVQKKDFVIRVAINLSHKVRIGDVLKFWSNLLDLPREFFKPTSFIKTTQKKVYQNHNTYYGTLILRVRKSTNLKYRMLGLIEGIKTNLSE